A genomic stretch from Silurus meridionalis isolate SWU-2019-XX chromosome 1, ASM1480568v1, whole genome shotgun sequence includes:
- the h6pd gene encoding GDH/6PGL endoplasmic bifunctional protein has protein sequence MWRIRWCLLLLATTCCQSVHTKDNEAPPSPGHVSVVIVGGTGDLAKKYLWQGFFHLYATEVGKGYTFSFYGGGLSSTEKGTPLLFEILKELKCPSELTTERCALVKEQFLRLSQYLQLKSMEDYEKLSEQIQLQLDQEGMTEAGRLFYMSVPAFAYAEIAEKINKTCHLPAGAWLRVVLEKPFGHSFNSAQLLAAQLNNFLKEEEMYRIDHYLGKQVVSHILPFRKKNHKMLKPIWNKHHIERIEIVLKETLDCKGRIQFYDQYGVIRDMLQNHLTEMMTLLMMNIPANLSNSDEVLQNKLKVFSAIEYLDRNNVVIGQYEGYNAEVQMELNKTKDYFSRTPTFAGVVIFGRGPQYAGIPIFMSSGKMLDERVGYARVIFKNDNFCIQDNNSVHCKPKQIVFYLGHGSLQYSAILVSKNLFKPDLVSDWKEVTGQKDVSVLGLPLSDFYIQTPEVPTETYYELISNVFYGRKDSFVSAENLMASWAFWTPLLKSLNNVFPRLYPGGATNGDLLNFQLQGRLVSFISDEEVNIIRQGVEENFQVMQGKFRSADMVSAWSKELVERLASDLHNVAEEVVQAEGQFHLALSGGSSPIALFLQLAQHHYNFPWHSTHVWLADERCVPPTESDSNFRTIHDQLLQNVHIPYFNTHPMPVHLNQRLCVEEDGGALLYEKQISQLVNGSRFHYILLGVGADGHTASLFEDTNLKNIGKNLVALTESPTKPHQRMSLTFTAINKAHRVGILVMGKRKHELVVQLSRIKGKTPKYPITSVQLNDGHLTWYIDYDALLG, from the exons ATGTGGAGGATACGATGGTGTCTGCTGCTGCTGGCCACCACATGTTGCCAAAGCGTCCACACCAAGGACAACGAGGCTCCTCCGAGCCCTGGCCATGTGTCTGTGGTTATTGTGGGTGGCACTGGTGACTTGGCAAAAAAATACCTCTGGCAAGGTTTTTTCCATCTTTATGCCACTGAAGTAGGCAAAGGCTACACCTTCTCCTTCTATGGAGGTGGCCTCTCATCAACTGAGAAGGGCACTCCACTGCTGTTTGAGATATTGAAGGAGTTAAAATGCCCATCTGAACTTACGACTGAACGATGTGCTCTGGTTAAAGAGCAGTTCTTGCGACTGTCCCAGTACCTACAGCTTAAGAGCATGGAGGATTATGAGAAGCTTAGTGAACAGATCCAGTTGCAGCTGGATCAGGAAGGCATGACAGAAGCAGGACGACTATTTTACATGTCTGTTCCAGCCTTTGCTTATGCTGAAATTGCAGAAAAGATCAATAAAACGTGTCACCTCCCAGCTGGAGCATGGCTCAGGGTTGTTCTGGAGAAGCCATTTGGACACAGTTTCAACAGCGCCCAGCTTTTAGCAGCACAGCTGAACAATTTCCTGAAAGAGGAGGAGATGTACAGGATTGATCACTATTTAGGAAAGCAG GTTGTCTCCCACATATTGCcgtttaggaaaaaaaatcataaaatgctAAAGCCAATTTGGAACAAGCACCACATCGAGAGAATAGAGATTGTATTGAAGGAAACGTTGGATTGCAAAG GCCGGATTCAGTTTTATGACCAATATGGGGTCATCAGAGACATGCTCCAGAACCACCTTACAGAAATGATGACCCTTCTGATGATGAACATACCTGCTAACCTCTCAAACAGCGATGAGGTCCTACAGAACAAGCTAAAAGTCTTTAGTGCCATTGAATACCTTGATAGGAACAATGTAGTTATAGGTCAGTATGAGGGCTATAATGCAGAAGTCCAGATGGAACTCAACAAAACAAAGGATTATTTCAGTCGTACCCCAACCTTTGCAG GCGTGGTCATCTTTGGACGTGGTCCTCAGTATGCCGGCATTCCCATATTTATGTCGTCCGGTAAGATGCTTGATGAACGTGTTGGATATGCTCGAGTTATATTCAAAAATGACAACTTTTGCATCCAGGACAACAACAGTGTTCACTGCAAACCAAAACAGATTGTATTCTATCTTGGCCATGGAAGTCTCCAGTATTCAGCAATACTTGTTAGCAAAAATTTGTTCAAGCCAGATCTGGTGAGTGATTGGAAAGAGGTTACTGGGCAGAAAGATGTTTCGGTGCTTGGGTTACCACTCTCTGACTTTTACATCCAGACTCCAGAGGTGCCCACAGAGACTTATTATGAGCTGATATCTAATGTGTTCTATGGGCGTAAGGATAGCTTTGTCAGCGCTGAGAACCTCATGGCATCCTGGGCTTTCTGGACACCGCTCTTGAAGAGTCTGAACAATGTCTTTCCACGTCTGTACCCGGGTGGTGCCACTAATGGTGACCTCCTTAATTTTCAGCTGCAAGGTCGGCTAGTGTCCTTCATTAgtgatgaggaggtgaataTCATTAGGCAAGGTGTCGAAGAGAACTTCCAGGTCATGCAAGGTAAGTTCCGCAGTGCTGACATGGTGTCTGCCTGGTCCAAAGAACTAGTTGAACGCTTAGCTTCTGACCTGCACAATGTGGCCGAAGAGGTAGTTCAAGCTGAAGGTCAATTTCATCTGGCCTTGTCAGGTGGTTCCAGTCCCATTGCCCTGTTTCTTCAGCTTGCACAGCACCACTACAACTTCCCATGGCACAGCACTCATGTGTGGTTAGCGGATGAGCGGTGTGTGCCACCCACAGAGTCAGATTCCAACTTCCGTACCATTCATGATCAGCTACTGCAGAATGTCCACATTCCTTACTTCAACACCCATCCCATGCCTGTTCATCTAAACCAGCGGTTGTGTGTTGAGGAAGATGGAGGTGCGCTCCTTTATGAGAAGCAAATAAGCCAGCTTGTCAATGGCTCTCGTTTTCATTATATATTGCTTGGTGTAGGCGCGGATGGCCACACTGCTTCACTATTCGAAGACACCAATCTGAAAAATATTGGGAAAAACCTAGTGGCCCTGACTGAAAGTCCAACGAAACCTCACCAGCGAATGAGTCTTACATTCACTGCCATCAACAAAGCTCACAGGGTAGGAATACTGGTCATGGGGAAGAGAAAACATGAGCTTGTTGTTCAACTCAGTAGAATTAAGGGGAAAACTCCCAAGTATCCAATCACAAGTGTACAGCTAAATGATGGCCATCTAACATGGTATATAGACTATGATGCACTTTTAGGATAA